Sequence from the Nerophis lumbriciformis linkage group LG02, RoL_Nlum_v2.1, whole genome shotgun sequence genome:
tccttaatcttgttatatgcaaatataatgacaataaagtccattctattctattctattccattctaatatacaccccccgctacctcttaATAACTCCGCcccaccaaccccgcccacctcaacctcctcatgctctctcagggtgagcatgtcccaaattccaagctgctgttttgaggcatgttaaaaaaaaatgatgcactttgtgacttcaataataaatatggcagtgccatgttggcattttttttctccataacttgagttgatttattttggaaaaccttgttacattgtttaatgcatccagcggggcatcacaacaaaattaggcataataatgtgttcattccacgattgtatatatcggtatcggttgatatcggaatcggtaattaagagttggacaatatcggatataggcaaaaaagccattatcggacatctctaattttcacagattttttattttcaatgtaacatttaaaGTTTGGGTGTTGCTTACTGACGTCATATTGCCGTctctacgtatctcttatgtgtgactgccatctactcgtcacttatcattacaccatgtaccaaataaaattgcttcaaggtgggtaagcacaaccagaattattccgcacattaggcgcaccgggttataagacgcagtgtcgatttttgagaaaatgaaaggatttcaagtgcaccttatagtctgaaaGTGCGGTACTTGTTTGTCCAATATTGACACTTTTTTTATGTCGCCCTCCGCAGCTGGCGTGTGCTTCATGATCAGCGCCCTGGGTATAACAGCGGGCGCGCACAGGTTATGGAGCCACAAAACCTACAAGGCGTCACCCCCCCTAAAGGCCTTCCTCGTTCTTGCCAACTCCATGGCCTTTCAGGTAGGTTGGACACCTGCTTCattaaaggccgactgaaatgcgattttcttatttaaacggggatagcaggtccattctatgtgtcatactcgatcatttcgcgatattgccatatttttgctgaaaggatttagtagagaacatcgacgataaagttctcaacttttggtcgctgataaaaaagccttgcctgtaccgtaagtagcagacgagtagtgtgacgtcacaggttgtggagctcctcacatccgcacattgtttacaatcatggccaccagcagcgagagcgattcggaccgagaaagcgacgatttccccattaatttgagcgaggatgaaagatttgtggatgaggaaagtgagagtgaagaactagagtgcagtgggagcgattcagatagggaagatgctgtgagaggcgggtgggacctgatattaggctgggaatgactaaaacagtaaataaacacaagacatatatatactctattagccacaacacaaccaggtttatatttaatatgccacaatttaatcccgcataacaaacccgtccatataacccaccaatacaactcaaacacctgcacaacacactcaatcccacagcccaaagtactgttcacctccccaaagttcatacagcacatatatttccccaaagtccccaaagttacgtacgtgacatgcacatagcggcacgcacgtacgggcaagcaatcaaatgtttggaagcgtactcacggtaccgcgtctgcgcatccaactcaaagtcctcctggtaagagtctctgttgtcccagttctccacaggccaatggtaaagcttgactgtcatcttccgggaatgtaaacaatgaaacactggctgtgtttgtgttgctgcagccggccgctatacaccgcttcccacctacagctttcttctttgctgtctccattgttccttgaacaaattgcaaaacattcaccaacacagatgtccagaatactgtggaattttgcgatgaaaacagacgacttaatagctggccacaatgctgtcccaaaatgtccgctacaatccgtgacgtcacgcgctgacgtcatcataccgagacgttttcagcaggatatttcgcgcaaaatttaaaattgcattttagtaagctaaatgttaagatttcaccattgatatataaactatcagactgcgtggtcggtagtagtgggtttcagtaggcctttaagcctcATTTTAATGCGTGAACGTCCCTGATTGATAACGGCTCCCTGCGCATGTGCAGAACGACATCTACGAGTGGGCGAGGGACCACCGAGTCCATCACAAGTACTCGGAGACGGACGCCGACCCCCACAATGCGAAGCGGGGCTTCTTCTTCGCCCACGTCGGCTGGCTGCTGGTTCGCAAGCACCCCGACGTCATCTCCAAGGGCCGCAAAGTGGAGATGTCCGACCTGAAGGCCGACAAAATGGTCATGTTTCAGAGGCGGTAAGGAGAGGAAACCGTTCATCGTGGCaacaggaaggggattcatatggccctattCGTCtcggtttacccgacacatgaaacgtgacgaattaggAGGGGGGGTGCActattgaatatcttaaaatgtcttATGTGGCAAGTGCAACTTTGaccctatgtagagtggcgctttccatcgttttcagcagactgcattgcaaaatgattaagccATATGAATCTCTTCCCTACTGTGTGTTAAATGTACAATTGATGACATATCCTATGCATTCCAAAAAAGGCACTACCAGCTCTCGGTGGTGGTCTTGTGCTTCCTGGTGCCCACGCTGGTGCCCTGGTACTTCTGGGGCGAGTCCCTCCTGGTGGGATACTTCCTGCCCGGACTGTTCCGGTACACCGTGGTGCTCAACGCCACCTGGCTGGTCAACAGCGCCGCGCACATGTGGGGCAACAGGCCTTACGACAACACCATCAACCCCAGGGAGAACATGTTCGTCGCCTTCAGCGCCGCGGGTAAGCAACAACCGCGCCCAATGTCGATACAGTTTTTTTTAGTGAAGATGATGTTTTTAAAGCTGGTGTAGTCCGGGGTATGAATCCAGGGGTTGTTTTAGTCCGGGgatgtccacattttccaaagacCACTTAaagaaaagtaaacatttttaaaaataatattacataTACAAAAGAAAAACTGTTTTACTAATATTTACTAATATTAATGTTaattgttagaatgctaacattagcatgctaacattttacgctaattttacagccgtaaACCCCAGAgttgtataacttggtacttgacacatgttaaccgtTATCATcataacgatagcatgctaaagacaatagctaattttgcaggcgtacacctcacatagaacttggtacttgacacttgTTAGCCCAGCTAACGTTTCAAGCTAATTTTACAGCCCtatacctcagtcatataacttggtacttgactcatgttaattgttagaatgctaacattagcatgctaacattttacgctaattttacagccgtaaACCCCAGAGTTgtataactcggtacttgacacatgttcacCGTTAGCTATGCTAACTAcaatagctaattttgcaggcgtacacctcacatataacttagtacttgacacttGTTAGCCCAGCTAACGTTTCAAGCTAATTTTACAGCCCtatacctcagtcatataacttggtacgtgactcatattaactgttagaatgctaacgttagcatgctaacttttatagctaattttacagccatAAACCCCAGAgttgtataacttggtacttgacacaattTTAGCCCAGCTAACATTTCtagctaattttacagccctatacctcagtcatataacttggtacttgactcatgttaactgttagaatgttaacattaacatgctaacttttatagctaattttacagccgtaaACCCCAGAgttgtataacttggtacttgacacatgttaaccgtTAACATCATAACGATGGCATGCTAACTAcaatagctaattttgcaggcgtacacctctgtcatataacttggtacttgactcatgttaactgttagaatgctaacattagcatgcttacattttacgctaattttacagccgtaaACCCCAGAgttgtataacttggtacttgacacatgttaactgttagctatGCTAACTAcaatagctaattttgcaggcgtACACCTCGCATtgaactttgtacttgacacttGTTAGCCCAGCTAACGTTTCAAGCTAATTTTACAGCCCtatacctcagtcatataacttggtacgtgactcatattaactgttagaatgctaacgttagaatgctaacttttatagctaattttacagccatAAACCCCAGAGTtgtataacttagtacttgacacaatTTTAGCTCAGCTAACATTTCAAGCTAATTTTACAGCCCtatacctcagtcatataacttggtacttgttaattgttagaatgctaacattagcatgctaacattttacgctaATTTTACAGCCATAAACCCCAGAgttgtataacttggtacttgacacatgtttacCGTTAACATcataacgatagcatgctaacgacaatagctaattttgcaggcgtacacctcagtcatataacttgggacTTGACACTTGTTAGCCCAGCTAGCATTTCAAGCTAATTTTACAGccctacacctcagtcatataacttggtacttgactcatgttaactgttagaatgttaacattagcatgctaacttttatagctaattttacagccgtaaACCCAAGAgttgtataacttggtacttgacacgttaaCCGTTAACATCATAGCGATAGCATGCTAACTAcaatagctaattttgcaggcgtacacctctgtcatataacttggtacttgactcatgttaactgttagaatgctaacattagcattcttacATTTTAcgctaattttacagccgtaaACCCCAGAgttgtataacttggtacttgacacatgttaaccgtTAGCTATGCTAACTAcaatagctaattttgcaggcgtACACCTCGCATtgaactttgtacttgacacttGTTAGCCCAGCTAACGTTTCAAGCTAATTTTACAGCCCtatacctcagtcatataacttggtacgtgactcatattaactgttagaatgctaacgttagcatgctaacttttatagctaattttacagccatAAACCCCAGAgttgtataacttggtacttgacacaattTTAGCCCAGCTAACATTTCAAGCTAATTTTACAGCCCTATAcctcagtcatgtaacttggtacttgttaattgttagaatgctaacattagcatgctaacattttacgctaattttacagccgtaaACCCCAGAgttgtataacttggtacttgacacatgttaaccgtTAACATCATAACGATGGCATGCTAACGAcaatagctaattttgcaggtgtacacctcagtcatataacttggtacttgacacttgTTAGCCCAGCTAACATTTCAAGCTAATTTTACAGccctacacctcagtcatataacttggtatttgactcatgttaactgttagaatgttaacattagcatgctaacttttatagctaattttacagccgtaaACCCCAGAGTTGTATaacgtggtacttgacacatgttaaccgtTAACATCATAACGATAGCATACTAACGACAATAACGAcaatagctaattttgcaggcgtACACCTCACATagaactttgtacttgacacttGTTAGCCCAGCTAACGTTTCAAGCTAATTTTACAGCCCtatacctcagtcatataacttggtacttgactcatgttaattgttagaatgctaacattagcatgataacattttgcgctaattttacagccgtaaACCCCAGAgttgtataacttggtacttgacacatgttaaccgtTATCATcataacgatagcatgctaacgacAATAGCTAATTTTTCaggcgtacacctcagtcatataacttgggacTTGACACTTGTTAGCCCAGCTAACATTTCAAGCTAATTTTACAGccctacacctcagtcatataacttggtacttgactcatgttaactgttagaatgttaacattagcatgctaacttttatagctaattttacagccgtaaACCCAAGAgttgtataacttggtacttgacacgttaaCTGTTAACATcataacgatagcatgctaactacaatagctaattttgcaggcgtacacctctgtcatataacttggtacttgactcatgttaactgttacattacattacattacgttaCATTTTAcgctaattttacagccgtaaACCCCAGAgttgtataacttggtacttgacacatgttaaccgtTAGCTATGCTAACTAcaatagctaattttgcaggcgtACACCTCGCATtgaactttgtacttgacacttGTTAGCCCAGCTAACGTTTCAAGCTAATTTTACAGCCCtatacctcagtcatataacttggtacgtgactcatattaactgttagaatgctaacgttagcatgctaacttttatagctaattttacagccatAAACCCCAGAGTtgtataacttagtacttgacacaatTTTAGCCCAGCTAACATTTCAAGCTAATTTTACAGCCCtatacctcagtcatataacttggtatttgttaattgttagaatgctaacattaacatgctaacattttacgctaattttacagccgtaaACCCCAGAgttgtataacttggtacttgacacatgttaaccgttaaatgggttgtacttgtatagcgcttttctaccttcaaggtactcaaagcgctttgacactacttccacatttacccattcacacacacattcacacactgatggagggagctgccatgcaaggcgctaaccagcacccatcaggagcaagggtgaagtgtcttgctcaggacacaccggacatgacgaggttggtactaggtgtggattgaaccagggaccctcgggttatcatcataacgatagcatgctaacgacaatagctaattttgcaggcgtacacctcagtcatataatttggtacttgacacttgTTAGCCCAGCTAACATTTCAAGCTAATTTTACAGccctacacctcagtcatataacttggtacttgactcatttttactgttagcgtgctaacattctAAGCTAGCTTTACAGCCGTTCACTTCAgtgtcatgtaacttggtacctgTGACTCATAACATTTGTCATGCTAAGATTTGCATGCTAACACCTCAGAGCCATAGCTAACTTGTTATTTGACAAATACTGTTGccgtgttaatgttagcatgttaacattaacatgttaagcttttttagctagttttgctgATCTGCGCCTTATGAGTCCCATATTTTGTTCATCCACGCTGCCTTTTAGCATTTTAGTTCAGCTTCAGTGTGTCAGCCATTCACACGCAAATTCCCCCGAAATTGCATATTCTAGTTCGACTGTAAAGCACCAAACTATCgtactaaatcagtggttcttaacctgggttcgatcgaaccctccgccgcggaggtcaagacacacccgactcatcgtgaaaataaaacggtcttgaatttgaaaaaaaaaataattttacttttcactaaagaagggttcggtgaatgcgcatatgaaaacgGCGGGGTTCGGtagctccaacaaggttaaaggggaacattatcacaatttcagaagggttaaaaccattaaaaatcagttcccagtggcttattttatttttcgaagtttttttcaaaattttacccatcacgcaatatccctaaaaaaagcttcaaagtgcctgattttaaccatcgttatatacacccgtccattttcctgtgacgtcacacagtgatgccgacacaaacaaacatggcgcatagaacagcaaattatagcgacattagctcggattcagactcggatttcagcggcttaagcgattcaacagattacgcatgtattgaaacggatggttgtagtgtggaggcaggtagcaaaaacgaaattgaagaagaaactgaagctattgagccatatcggtttgaaccatatgcaagcgaaaccgacgaaaacgacacgacagccagcgacacgggagaaagcgaggacaaattcggcgatcgccttctaaccaacgattggtatgtgtttgtttggcattaaaggaaactaacaactaggaactaggtttacagcatatgaaatacatttggcaacaacatgcactttgagagtgcagacagcccagttttcatcaattaatatattctgtagacataccctcatccgctcccttttcctgggggtctggcggcagatttctttgactttatcgttggaaatgcatctgctttgagtgtcgcaggatatccacacattcttgccatctctgtcgtagcatagctttcgtcggtaaagtgtgcggaacaaacgtccaatttcttgccacttttgcatctttgggccactggtgcaacttgaatccgtccctgttcgtgttgttacaccctccgacaacacaccgacgaggcatgatgtctccaaggtacggaaaacagtcgaaaaaaacggaaaataacagagctgatttgactcggtgtttgtaatgtgtttgagaaaacggcggattgcttcccgatgtgacgtcacgttgtgacgtcatggctccgagagcgaataatagaaaggcgtttaatttgccaaaattcacccatttagagttcggaaatcggttaaaaaatatatatggtcttttttctgcaacatcaaggtatatattgacgcttacataggtctggtgataatgttcccctttaagaaccactgtactagagtccgtgaacattgctccaaagtcaggattttttgttgatttaatgtgcatacaaaagtaaacatggacaggtgcaaaggcaacaatatatgataaaacaagatggcagctaattccgattattattattattattataataataatgccaacattttaaagttttcttataaaattgtgaattttgttgagtataattacgactcttttcataaagttggcaaaacgttaagcttttcttgtaaaattgcgacttgttatttagtaaaattccaacttttatcactatattgcacaaatgttcagtttttcttgtaaaattttgacttgcgttgagtaaaattacgaatagaggtcggcatttttcggaggtcgcaagaagggtaaaaatacaagaatgagtgtttgtgtgttcttgtatttctacccttcttgagacatcaacagggaaaagtagcatccatatgaggaccggtgaacaagttaggaccgaaatcatggtcccgatacggaaaaccattgcatctaatagagagccaaataccagagcagtggttcttcacctgggttcgatcgaaccctaggggttcagtgagtcggcctcaagggttcagtggagcctccgccgcggaggtcgagacacacccgactcatcgtgtaaataaaaacttcggtcttgaatttgaaaaaaaactaattttacttttcactaaagaagggttcggtgaatgcgcatatgaaaacgGCGGGGTTCGGtagctccaacaaggttaagaaccactgtactagagtctgtgaacattgctccaaagtcaggattttttgttgatttaatgtgcatacaaaagtaaacatggacaggtgcaaaggcaacaatatatgataaaacaagatggcagctaattccgattattattattattataataataatgccaaaattttaaagttttcttataaaattgtgaattttgttgagtataattacgactcttttcataaaattggcaaaatgttaagcttttcttgtaaaattgcgactgttatttagtaaaattccagcttttatcactatattgcacaaatgttcagtttttcttgtaaaattttgacttgcgttgagtaaaattacgaatagaggtcggcatttttcggaggtctcaaaagggtaaaaatacaagaatgagtgtttgtgtgttcttgtatttctacccttcttgagacatcaacaaggaaaagtaccttccatatgaagaccggtgaacaagttaggaccgaaatcatggtcccgataaggaaaaccattgcatctaatagagagccaaataccagagcagtggttcttcacctgggttcgatcgaaccctaggggttcagtggagcctccgccgcggaggtcgagacacacccgactcatcgtgtaaataaaaacttctccctatcggcgaatTACGGAttttgttcttggaacaaggtgatgttcatgcacagttcatacaactttgttttgaatttgaaaaaaaacaaaaaacattttgtttttcactaaaagaagggttcggtgaatgcgcatatgaaaatggtggggttcggtagctccaacaaggttaagaaccactgtactaaatGAAGTTGGAGGAGTGGCGTGCTCGCGTATGACATAGGTTTTCATCACCAACGTTGATTTGGATGAAACTAcggaaaaaaattacaaagtgTGAAAGCATTTTCATTTTACAGCACCAAAATAAGGGAAAACATGTGCTAACTATTTCATTTGCAAGTAGAATGTAGTACCTTGTTTTAATCCAGTAGATGGCGGCTGATCGTTATAAAACGCCAACACAGTTAGCAGTACAGtgtcagtcatacttgccaaccctcctggattttccgggagactcccgaaattcagcgcctctcccgaaaacctcccgggacaaattttctcctgaaaatctcctggaggccacgccccctccagctccatgcggacctgagtgacgtgttgacagcctgttcacacgtccgctttcccacaatagaaacagctaatgattgagggcgagttcttggtttcttatgtgggtttattgttaggcagttttattatgtcgtcccagcgcggtaacaacacacaacaacagcagtcaagtttttgtctaccgaaaagcagttcatctgccgtaaacagcaatgttgtgacacttttaaacaggacaatactgccaactactgtacatgcatatgtgacccacccataatgtgtcacatttttgtgttgatttatttattttattttgtggtttgaattcgtttttggagctgtcattacacatttatcagtattcacattggtcagtagggggcagtagggcgtttcttcccaattgaatgctatcacctgcagaccggaagtgtcttgtcattctgatgagagcgaccagtctgtgaacaattgaaacgtcctgtgtgctttttcctcctgtataacaggttagttttggtgaatcaactcactgaataatatccatgtgatctttataagtttaagtacacattcggatggtggagcctaactctaaagtgtttgtgagttgtagtttgtatttgtgaatgaatccagtgcacagctgcagtaatcaatacaaaaaggcgacgtgagtgcgcaatgtttatataggaacttctgatcctaattcagactcccaaattagagctcccgttttcttattgattttataatgtatatttgtataatgtgtgtgttctgaaatagtgacagagaatagaacaaggatggacaattcaacccttaactcaacaatgagtagatgagtgttatgtgtgtgtatatgtgtaaataaatgaacactgaaattcaagtatttcttttatatatatatatattatatatatatatatatatatatatatatatatatatatatatatatatatatatatatatatatatcttaaccacgcccccaacgacgccccccgccccacccccgaccacgccccccaccccccacctgccgaaatcggaggtctcaaggttggcaagtatggtgtcagTACAGCTAGTGAGTTTGCCAGACACTCACTGAGGCGTCATTGCTTTGTCTGTTTTCCCCctaagtgtgtgtgttttattgtttgttattaataTAAAATGCATCTGTGCATCTTGCACTTGGAATATGTTGTTATACTTCACACCTGTAGGGGGAGCACTCACTCAGCCAATTTAGTACATTTAAAACTACAGTAAGTCACGGATATTGTTCTTTGGAGCTgtcctgatagcatgctaacttttagcaagtAGGAATTGTAGCCAA
This genomic interval carries:
- the scdb gene encoding stearoyl-CoA desaturase b isoform X1; translated protein: MSPLEKKNRLHKEDFIDGESTHRHVFISTLGHDCISARQMPENSAHGPGQQQNAGPAAEESRTAEDVFDDTSAEKVGPKPPMRLVWRNILLMILLHAGALYGFTLIPAAATLTLAWTGVCFMISALGITAGAHRLWSHKTYKASPPLKAFLVLANSMAFQNDIYEWARDHRVHHKYSETDADPHNAKRGFFFAHVGWLLVRKHPDVISKGRKVEMSDLKADKMVMFQRRHYQLSVVVLCFLVPTLVPWYFWGESLLVGYFLPGLFRYTVVLNATWLVNSAAHMWGNRPYDNTINPRENMFVAFSAAGEGFHNFHHTFPFDYATSEFGCKLNLTTAFVDLMCLLGLASERRVASKEVVAARVQRTGDGSVKSG
- the scdb gene encoding stearoyl-CoA desaturase b isoform X2, with the translated sequence MPENSAHGPGQQQNAGPAAEESRTAEDVFDDTSAEKVGPKPPMRLVWRNILLMILLHAGALYGFTLIPAAATLTLAWTGVCFMISALGITAGAHRLWSHKTYKASPPLKAFLVLANSMAFQNDIYEWARDHRVHHKYSETDADPHNAKRGFFFAHVGWLLVRKHPDVISKGRKVEMSDLKADKMVMFQRRHYQLSVVVLCFLVPTLVPWYFWGESLLVGYFLPGLFRYTVVLNATWLVNSAAHMWGNRPYDNTINPRENMFVAFSAAGEGFHNFHHTFPFDYATSEFGCKLNLTTAFVDLMCLLGLASERRVASKEVVAARVQRTGDGSVKSG